Proteins encoded within one genomic window of Parolsenella massiliensis:
- a CDS encoding Bax inhibitor-1 family protein — translation MFENENLNRGIEPLEPLAAEKGVGGGKRLSLRAYSLALTGFVLAGFLVMGACASLFASSAFLMAVLDHYLTVAILSTAASIAGIVMMGSGKKRQAVGLSLAGYAVFVLSFGFTTSTILLSYTAATISTAFLATAGIVVVFACLGVALPQVFEKIQGVLMGALLALIVVQVVMLFMGVSQTWIDFVVIVVFCGFIGYDFHKAMYDEPTLVNAVYNASELFLDIINVFVRVLSILGGRD, via the coding sequence ATGTTTGAGAACGAGAACCTCAACCGAGGCATCGAGCCGCTCGAGCCTCTGGCTGCCGAGAAGGGCGTGGGCGGCGGCAAGCGGCTGTCGCTGCGCGCATACAGCCTGGCGCTCACGGGGTTTGTGCTCGCGGGCTTTCTGGTGATGGGCGCGTGCGCGAGCCTGTTTGCGAGCTCGGCCTTCCTCATGGCCGTGCTCGACCACTACCTGACCGTGGCCATCCTGAGCACCGCTGCCTCCATCGCGGGCATCGTGATGATGGGGTCGGGCAAGAAGCGCCAGGCCGTGGGGCTGTCGCTTGCGGGGTACGCGGTGTTCGTGCTGTCGTTTGGCTTCACGACGTCGACGATTCTGCTTAGCTACACGGCCGCCACGATCAGCACAGCGTTTCTGGCCACGGCGGGCATTGTCGTGGTGTTCGCGTGCCTGGGCGTGGCGTTGCCGCAGGTGTTCGAGAAGATCCAGGGCGTGCTCATGGGTGCGCTTCTCGCGCTTATCGTGGTGCAGGTCGTGATGCTGTTCATGGGCGTGAGTCAGACGTGGATCGACTTTGTGGTGATCGTGGTGTTCTGCGGGTTCATCGGCTATGACTTTCACAAGGCGATGTACGACGAGCCCACGCTCGTGAACGCTGTGTACAACGCCTCGGAGCTGTTCCTGGACATCATCAACGTGTTCGTGCGTGTGCTGTCGATCTTGGGGGGCCGCGACTAG
- a CDS encoding putative ABC transporter permease — protein sequence MLNVLLILAFFGLVYVAVQHLARTFGYRSARGRSFRRLVHGGKVPEELTETADRIIIDRQRRRSARKHHDPAYASLKTQPKPRLSSEQVQALREARASVREDYLDHMRPGFYHYVIIFIVASIAGLILEMVWMFVSSGRTELRVGLVWGPFSPLYGFGACLLTMVLWNFRTAPKGQVFVLSALLGGGLEQTTGMLMENLFHAQSWTYLGLPDAITQWIAWRFIFAWGVIGLVWCRVVMPEVIYRIGEPTNRAQVVIVTVMTVFLIVDMLATVFCFYRKAQRDLGIPPANPVDAYVDSHFNDEFIENRFQNLVVGEDLEPNK from the coding sequence TTGCTCAACGTCCTGCTCATCCTCGCCTTTTTCGGGCTCGTCTACGTGGCCGTGCAGCACCTTGCGCGCACGTTTGGCTACCGCTCGGCCAGGGGCAGGAGCTTCCGCAGGCTCGTCCATGGCGGCAAGGTGCCCGAGGAGCTCACCGAGACGGCCGACCGCATCATCATCGACCGCCAGCGGCGTCGCAGTGCGCGCAAGCACCATGACCCCGCCTACGCGAGCCTCAAGACCCAGCCCAAGCCCCGCCTATCGAGCGAGCAGGTCCAGGCCCTGCGAGAGGCCCGCGCGTCGGTGCGCGAGGACTACCTCGACCACATGCGCCCGGGCTTCTACCACTACGTCATCATCTTCATCGTGGCGAGCATCGCCGGGCTCATCCTCGAGATGGTCTGGATGTTCGTCTCCAGCGGGCGCACAGAGCTGCGCGTGGGCCTCGTGTGGGGGCCGTTCTCGCCCCTGTACGGCTTTGGGGCGTGCCTGCTCACGATGGTGCTGTGGAACTTCCGCACGGCGCCCAAGGGGCAGGTGTTCGTGCTCTCCGCGCTTCTCGGCGGAGGTCTGGAGCAGACGACGGGCATGCTCATGGAGAACCTGTTCCATGCGCAGTCGTGGACCTATCTGGGGCTGCCCGACGCAATCACCCAGTGGATCGCGTGGCGCTTCATCTTTGCGTGGGGCGTCATCGGCCTGGTGTGGTGTCGCGTGGTCATGCCTGAGGTGATCTATCGCATCGGCGAGCCCACGAACCGCGCCCAGGTCGTCATCGTGACGGTCATGACGGTGTTTCTCATCGTGGACATGCTCGCGACCGTCTTTTGCTTCTACCGCAAGGCGCAACGAGACCTGGGCATCCCGCCGGCGAACCCCGTGGATGCCTACGTGGACTCCCACTTCAACGACGAGTTCATCGAGAACCGCTTCCAGAACCTTGTGGTGGGCGAGGACCTCGAGCCAAACAAGTAG